One Shewanella sp. MR-4 DNA window includes the following coding sequences:
- a CDS encoding PhnD/SsuA/transferrin family substrate-binding protein, whose protein sequence is MGTVLSVVVSTVVSSVVSVSNNGNGWSWGRLSGVRLIIALFGLLSLSVVAEESAAQMAQTGVLSLAPAAQQMDDAANYQVVDVGVLAIRGYKGTINRWQPLMGWLESQIPNSYFRLHPLSLEELARGVETEALDFVITNPGQSVMLARQYSLSWLATLRSPINNGAAMQVGSALVVRADSPYKTLSDLKGKRLGIVSKNAFGGYLTMVYEAQLKGIDLIHLVGDIIPLGFPLDNLVYQLGGSGQQGGTSELSGTDEPSVKTSSGKAPSVKALGLDAAIVPVCQLEQMQAEGLINIKDYRVLDNQAPVGFHCQVSSRLYPNWSMAKTNRAIQTLAKQVTQALLALPEDSPAARAAESAGWTTAVSQLAIDQLLKDLDMHPLQTPWWQRAWQWVKLHQHWAWLALAILVLLNVYHFWLEYRFSRRGRELINTQRQLSENRALLEHAQRIAIAGELGASLSHELNQPLAAIGHYCHGAEVRLQRGTRPEELQAVLNLIQQEVSRADSIISRLRNLLKKRPVSKQPLYLHQLVNDTAPLLAYELEQHQIQLSTNISGEAYQLPLDEVGMQQLLLNLLKNAADACVQRQQAELDPAKPYLPTIDIDLRYLERKLLLTVTDNGTGLTEDANLLMQAFYSTKSEGLGLGLVICRDIAESHGGRFSLETALSGGCQAQVSLPRKLDGAPV, encoded by the coding sequence ATGGGCACAGTGTTGAGTGTTGTCGTATCAACTGTCGTATCAAGCGTCGTATCCGTATCAAACAATGGCAATGGCTGGAGCTGGGGCAGGCTATCGGGAGTGAGGCTCATCATCGCCTTATTTGGCCTGTTGAGTTTGAGTGTGGTGGCCGAAGAATCGGCAGCTCAAATGGCGCAGACTGGTGTATTAAGCTTAGCGCCTGCCGCGCAGCAGATGGATGATGCCGCGAACTATCAAGTGGTCGATGTGGGCGTATTGGCGATTCGAGGCTACAAGGGCACCATCAATCGTTGGCAACCGCTGATGGGGTGGCTTGAGTCACAAATTCCCAATAGTTACTTTAGGTTGCATCCATTAAGCCTCGAAGAATTAGCCAGAGGGGTTGAAACCGAGGCTCTCGATTTTGTCATCACTAATCCTGGGCAATCTGTGATGCTGGCGCGGCAGTATTCACTCTCTTGGCTCGCCACCCTACGAAGCCCTATCAATAATGGTGCGGCCATGCAGGTGGGGTCGGCGCTGGTGGTGAGGGCCGATTCACCCTATAAAACTTTATCCGATCTCAAAGGCAAGCGCCTTGGCATAGTCTCCAAAAATGCCTTCGGTGGTTATCTCACTATGGTCTACGAGGCGCAGCTAAAGGGCATAGATTTAATCCATTTAGTGGGGGATATCATTCCCTTAGGCTTTCCGCTCGATAACTTGGTTTATCAGCTTGGCGGTTCAGGTCAGCAGGGTGGGACAAGTGAGCTTAGTGGTACAGATGAACCAAGCGTTAAAACATCAAGCGGTAAGGCTCCAAGCGTTAAAGCTCTAGGCTTAGATGCGGCGATTGTGCCTGTCTGCCAACTTGAGCAAATGCAGGCCGAAGGCTTGATTAACATAAAGGATTATCGGGTGCTCGATAATCAGGCGCCCGTTGGGTTTCATTGCCAAGTGTCGAGTCGGCTCTATCCCAACTGGTCGATGGCTAAGACCAATCGTGCGATACAAACCTTAGCCAAGCAGGTGACTCAAGCCCTACTGGCCTTACCCGAAGACAGCCCCGCCGCGAGAGCCGCCGAATCCGCGGGTTGGACTACGGCCGTGAGCCAACTTGCGATTGATCAACTGCTTAAAGATCTCGATATGCATCCCCTGCAAACCCCGTGGTGGCAGCGAGCGTGGCAATGGGTGAAGCTGCATCAGCATTGGGCTTGGCTAGCGTTGGCGATTTTAGTACTGCTCAACGTGTACCATTTCTGGCTCGAATATCGCTTTAGCCGCCGTGGCCGTGAGTTGATAAACACCCAGCGACAACTCAGTGAAAACCGTGCCCTGTTGGAACATGCCCAGCGCATCGCGATTGCGGGGGAGTTAGGGGCGAGTCTATCCCATGAACTCAATCAACCGCTGGCGGCGATTGGCCATTATTGCCATGGCGCCGAGGTGCGTTTGCAGCGTGGAACCCGTCCTGAAGAGTTACAGGCTGTGCTGAACTTAATTCAGCAAGAGGTCAGCCGCGCCGACAGTATTATCAGCCGTTTGCGTAACTTATTGAAAAAGCGGCCAGTCTCCAAACAACCTTTATATTTGCACCAACTTGTGAACGACACTGCGCCGCTGCTCGCCTATGAGCTGGAGCAGCATCAGATCCAGCTTTCCACCAATATCAGTGGCGAAGCCTATCAATTGCCCTTGGATGAAGTCGGCATGCAGCAGCTACTGCTCAACCTATTGAAAAATGCCGCCGATGCCTGTGTGCAGCGTCAGCAGGCTGAGCTTGACCCGGCAAAACCCTATCTGCCCACAATCGATATCGATCTTAGGTATCTTGAGCGTAAGTTACTGCTCACTGTGACAGACAATGGCACTGGGCTGACCGAGGATGCCAATCTGCTGATGCAAGCCTTTTATTCAACTAAGTCCGAGGGCTTAGGGCTAGGGCTGGTGATTTGCCGTGATATCGCCGAGAGTCATGGTGGCCGCTTTAGCCTAGAAACCGCTTTAAGTGGCGGCTGCCAAGCGCAGGTATCCTTACCCCGTAAGCTAGATGGAGCACCAGTATGA
- a CDS encoding response regulator transcription factor — MSHELPVYLIDDDESVRRSLRFMLESYGLNIHDFDSAEAFFAAIDLSEPGCALVDVRMPGLSGPQLHAQLVQHNSPLAVIYLTGHGDVPMAVEALKLGAVDFFQKPADGAKLADAVVKALEHAKAYHQNNQYLQTYQALTPREREILILIAKGYKNQEIADTLCIAMRTVEIHRANLMKGMQVGSLAEMMLIYGRIADRLPSA, encoded by the coding sequence ATGAGCCACGAATTGCCCGTGTATTTAATCGATGACGATGAGTCGGTGCGCCGCTCGCTGCGGTTTATGCTCGAAAGCTATGGCTTGAATATCCACGATTTTGATAGCGCCGAGGCGTTTTTTGCCGCCATCGACTTGAGCGAGCCGGGCTGTGCCTTAGTCGATGTGCGTATGCCGGGCCTTAGCGGGCCGCAGTTACATGCGCAATTAGTGCAGCATAATAGTCCGCTGGCGGTGATTTATCTTACCGGCCACGGCGATGTGCCCATGGCGGTGGAGGCGCTAAAACTCGGGGCGGTGGATTTTTTCCAAAAGCCCGCCGATGGCGCTAAGCTCGCGGACGCGGTAGTGAAAGCGCTAGAGCATGCCAAGGCATATCACCAAAATAATCAATATCTTCAGACTTATCAGGCGCTCACACCGCGTGAGCGGGAAATCCTCATTCTTATCGCCAAAGGCTATAAGAATCAGGAGATCGCCGATACGCTGTGCATCGCCATGCGCACGGTCGAGATTCACCGCGCGAACTTAATGAAAGGCATGCAGGTCGGCTCGCTCGCCGAGATGATGTTAATTTATGGCCGCATCGCCGATCGCCTTCCCTCCGCATAA
- a CDS encoding ATP-binding protein — translation MPSLIRIVLIDTHLPGVVELALNGHTNICGTNASGKTTLQRLVPVFYGEYPSRVVPSTRDSFERWYLPHDSSYIIYEYQKADGLLYQAVLASAGDGKGVNYRFIAKGFELSDYIKSQNGDTILCHTMAELGRDLKRQGIATTNLLNTREYRAIIQNDRTLLSTGSNRSELRAYAHQFALCEGEHSLRHIEKLAKAVHSKEGKMETVKSMIAAILEEDGVNPPSSRLNPQRVEAWIRESQLIQGFEVIRPEFEKLEQEFNQLLSAEMRLSSLSRGYRNDESLEADRLEIQQTLSKELNLKLRMLDDEWKEVRDELNLDLSAAKGDVAKCEYELDAIEDQHGAFLDANIEQAKADLDMLPNWRADMENLSERHKLQTEKHQDIEAAYNARRSKIGEQLNRELEGLHADQDKQREARDKQREVARADLDALEAQWRSQMDAGKASFSEQEYQFKLNAAELKLRVDGVTYTEEEKLSLAIFDERIHRADEEQESCNAKVERLSSDERKLRAKRDQANEALRIASLRVNERQTALDELHHMLFPQSHTLLEFLRKEAQGWEQSLGKVIAPELLHRTDLHPSVTGTSDTLFGVHLDLKAIDVPEYAASEQELRIRLSKAEEALQSAQELQAEAESQLVAINGELDKLSRELTFARTAYKNSRDDLRRLFDEKRSEQDKINKALAERKAFAQQRLTQLDGELKQLKHQHQLWLEEQKEQALEARMEKQAYWQEVIGALDNQLGQIKATIDARRESAKAEQKACETWYKNELKSRGVDEDNILKLKQQIRELETKISRAEQRRSEVLRFDDWYQHTWLLRKPKLQTQLSDVKRAASEIDQQLKAKTQEVKTRRQQLETDRKASDAAQIEASENLTKLRAVMRKLAELKLPANNEEAQGSLGERLRQGEDLLLKRDYLMGSVKQYVEHFDSVIASKSGSGLAETWERAREESSFINDKGIRLLDYRKLVPQLEQLLNVIVPQSIMALREQGRIFGVDLTAFYDVLADIDRRIASQSARITREVGEELFLDGVSESAVRIRSKISELEFWPELEQFVKAFKQWKADGFNGLPDEEYTNSMRRALDIIGRAALTGGISKLLEIELRLKEGNSDLIIRTDRQLNESSSHGMAYLILCKFLLAFTRLLRGRADVTIHWPIDELGTLHHTNVKKIFDACGNNNISVLGAFPNPESEVLNLFENRYIINKQTKKLQVVKPKANPIADMLSKRLSKEAI, via the coding sequence ATGCCAAGCTTGATTCGTATTGTGCTGATTGATACGCACCTTCCGGGCGTTGTGGAACTCGCCCTCAATGGCCATACCAATATTTGTGGTACTAACGCCTCGGGCAAAACCACTCTGCAACGCTTAGTGCCGGTATTTTATGGCGAATATCCTAGCCGCGTGGTGCCTTCAACCCGTGACAGTTTCGAGCGTTGGTACTTGCCACACGATTCAAGCTACATCATTTACGAATACCAAAAGGCCGATGGCTTGCTCTATCAAGCTGTGCTGGCGTCGGCGGGCGATGGCAAAGGGGTGAATTACCGCTTTATCGCTAAAGGTTTTGAGTTAAGCGATTATATTAAATCGCAAAATGGTGACACTATTCTTTGCCACACCATGGCGGAACTGGGCCGCGATTTAAAACGCCAAGGTATTGCCACCACTAACTTGCTTAACACCCGCGAATACCGCGCGATTATTCAAAACGATCGCACTTTGTTAAGTACGGGCAGCAACCGCAGTGAACTGCGAGCCTATGCGCACCAATTCGCCCTGTGTGAAGGTGAGCATTCACTGCGCCATATCGAAAAACTCGCCAAGGCGGTGCACTCGAAAGAAGGCAAAATGGAAACGGTCAAATCCATGATCGCCGCCATTTTGGAAGAAGACGGGGTGAATCCACCTAGCTCACGCCTCAATCCGCAACGTGTCGAGGCGTGGATCCGCGAGAGTCAGCTTATCCAAGGCTTTGAAGTGATCCGCCCCGAGTTTGAAAAGCTCGAGCAGGAATTTAACCAATTACTCAGCGCCGAGATGCGTCTCTCGAGCCTGTCCCGTGGTTATCGCAACGACGAAAGCCTAGAAGCCGATCGTTTAGAGATCCAACAAACCCTGTCTAAGGAGCTGAATCTAAAGCTTCGAATGTTGGACGACGAATGGAAAGAAGTGCGTGACGAGCTAAACCTCGACCTATCCGCCGCCAAGGGCGACGTGGCCAAGTGCGAGTACGAACTCGATGCGATTGAAGATCAGCACGGCGCCTTTTTAGATGCCAATATCGAGCAAGCTAAGGCCGACTTGGACATGCTGCCAAACTGGCGCGCTGATATGGAAAACTTAAGCGAGCGCCATAAATTACAAACCGAAAAGCACCAAGATATTGAAGCGGCTTACAATGCCCGCCGCAGTAAAATTGGCGAGCAGTTAAACCGCGAGCTTGAAGGCTTACACGCGGATCAAGACAAGCAACGCGAAGCGCGCGATAAGCAGCGTGAAGTGGCAAGAGCCGATCTCGATGCCCTCGAAGCCCAATGGCGCAGCCAAATGGATGCGGGCAAGGCAAGCTTTAGCGAGCAGGAATATCAATTCAAACTCAATGCCGCCGAGCTTAAATTACGTGTCGATGGTGTGACCTACACCGAGGAAGAAAAGTTAAGCCTAGCGATTTTTGACGAGCGGATTCACCGCGCCGACGAAGAGCAAGAAAGCTGTAACGCTAAGGTGGAACGTTTAAGTAGCGATGAGCGTAAGCTGCGCGCCAAACGCGACCAAGCCAACGAAGCGCTGCGTATCGCCAGCCTGCGGGTTAACGAACGCCAAACCGCGCTCGATGAACTGCACCATATGCTGTTCCCGCAGTCCCATACCTTGCTCGAGTTTCTGCGCAAGGAAGCCCAAGGTTGGGAGCAGAGTCTGGGTAAAGTGATTGCCCCCGAGTTGCTACATCGCACCGATTTACATCCGAGCGTGACCGGAACGAGCGACACCCTGTTTGGGGTGCATTTGGATCTTAAAGCCATCGATGTGCCTGAATATGCCGCCTCCGAGCAGGAACTGCGTATTCGTTTAAGCAAGGCCGAAGAGGCGCTGCAAAGCGCGCAGGAATTACAGGCCGAGGCCGAATCACAGCTGGTGGCGATTAACGGTGAGCTGGATAAACTCAGCCGTGAACTCACCTTTGCCCGCACGGCTTACAAAAATAGCCGCGATGATTTACGTCGTCTGTTCGATGAAAAACGCAGTGAGCAGGACAAGATCAACAAGGCGCTGGCCGAGCGTAAAGCCTTTGCCCAGCAGCGCTTAACTCAACTCGATGGCGAGCTAAAGCAGCTTAAGCATCAACATCAGCTCTGGCTCGAAGAGCAAAAAGAGCAGGCGCTCGAAGCGCGGATGGAAAAACAAGCCTACTGGCAGGAAGTGATTGGTGCGCTCGACAATCAACTCGGGCAAATCAAGGCGACTATTGATGCTCGCCGCGAAAGCGCTAAGGCTGAGCAGAAAGCCTGCGAAACCTGGTACAAAAACGAGCTTAAGTCCCGCGGTGTGGATGAGGACAATATCCTTAAACTCAAGCAACAAATCCGTGAGCTTGAAACCAAAATCAGCCGCGCCGAGCAGCGCCGCAGTGAAGTATTGCGCTTCGACGATTGGTATCAACATACTTGGTTGCTGCGTAAGCCTAAGTTGCAGACCCAATTGAGCGACGTAAAACGTGCCGCCTCGGAAATCGATCAGCAGCTTAAAGCCAAGACTCAAGAAGTGAAGACTCGCCGCCAACAACTCGAGACCGACCGTAAGGCCTCGGATGCGGCGCAAATTGAAGCTTCTGAAAACTTAACCAAACTGCGCGCCGTGATGCGTAAGTTGGCCGAGTTGAAACTGCCCGCCAACAATGAAGAAGCCCAGGGTAGCCTAGGTGAGCGTTTGCGTCAGGGTGAAGATTTACTGCTAAAACGCGATTATTTGATGGGCTCGGTTAAGCAATATGTGGAGCATTTTGACTCTGTAATTGCCAGCAAGTCAGGCTCAGGTTTAGCCGAGACTTGGGAGCGCGCTCGCGAAGAATCGAGCTTTATCAATGACAAAGGTATTCGCCTGCTGGATTACCGCAAGCTAGTGCCACAGCTTGAACAGTTACTCAATGTGATTGTGCCGCAATCGATTATGGCGCTGCGTGAACAGGGGCGGATCTTCGGGGTCGACTTAACTGCCTTCTACGATGTACTTGCCGATATCGACCGTCGCATCGCCTCCCAGAGTGCGCGCATTACCCGCGAAGTGGGCGAGGAGTTATTCCTCGATGGCGTATCCGAGTCAGCGGTTCGTATTCGCTCTAAGATCAGTGAATTAGAGTTTTGGCCTGAGCTTGAGCAGTTCGTTAAAGCCTTCAAACAGTGGAAGGCCGACGGCTTTAATGGTCTGCCCGATGAGGAATACACCAACAGTATGCGCCGCGCCTTGGATATTATTGGCCGCGCGGCCTTAACTGGCGGCATTTCTAAGTTGCTTGAAATCGAGCTGCGCCTCAAAGAGGGCAATAGCGACCTGATTATCCGCACCGACAGACAGCTGAACGAATCCTCGAGCCACGGTATGGCTTATTTGATCCTGTGTAAGTTCCTGTTGGCATTCACGCGCTTGTTACGTGGCCGTGCCGACGTCACCATTCACTGGCCGATCGACGAGCTGGGCACGCTGCACCACACCAACGTGAAGAAGATTTTCGATGCCTGTGGTAACAACAATATCAGCGTGTTAGGCGCCTTCCCGAACCCAGAGTCAGAAGTGCTGAACCTGTTCGAGAACCGTTACATTATTAATAAACAAACCAAGAAGTTGCAGGTGGTGAAGCCCAAAGCCAATCCGATTGCCGATATGTTGAGTAAACGCCTGAGCAAGGAGGCCATCTAA
- a CDS encoding condensin complex protein MksE yields MNESNQTVLVGTGAIIELLLKGEFICRTTNEDGWRALKNNSTRERVEAYLNQINRTVASAAEGDVFFCGYLQLGESERKVISSQFKDICQALIPMVEWLVLVQEASGQDAPLSEGAPVRLTELQSRIEDTPAFREQLAKLSQYRLFGSTSTNSDAQIKLVFKRLVELGYLVRPNVEKQIYIATGKLDYLYEVIRFIDETEGLSLEAQAETATQRDLL; encoded by the coding sequence ATGAATGAGTCAAACCAAACCGTATTAGTCGGCACGGGCGCCATTATCGAACTCTTGCTAAAAGGTGAGTTTATTTGCCGCACCACCAATGAAGATGGCTGGCGCGCATTGAAAAATAACAGCACCCGCGAGCGGGTCGAGGCTTATCTGAATCAAATCAATCGCACCGTGGCTTCGGCCGCCGAGGGCGATGTGTTTTTCTGCGGTTATTTGCAGTTAGGCGAGAGCGAACGCAAGGTGATTTCATCGCAGTTTAAGGATATTTGTCAGGCACTTATTCCTATGGTGGAGTGGCTGGTATTAGTGCAGGAAGCCAGCGGCCAAGATGCGCCCTTAAGCGAAGGCGCGCCAGTGCGCTTAACCGAGTTGCAAAGCCGAATTGAAGATACGCCCGCGTTTCGTGAGCAGTTGGCCAAACTCAGCCAATACCGTTTATTCGGTTCAACCAGTACCAATAGCGATGCGCAAATTAAGCTAGTGTTCAAGCGCTTAGTAGAGCTTGGTTATCTGGTGCGCCCTAACGTGGAAAAACAAATTTATATCGCCACTGGCAAGCTGGATTACCTGTATGAAGTGATCCGCTTTATCGACGAGACCGAAGGCCTAAGCCTAGAAGCGCAGGCGGAAACGGCGACGCAGCGGGATTTACTATGA
- a CDS encoding dicarboxylate/amino acid:cation symporter, which produces MIKSLSTRIFIGLFAGLILGTLVQYFLNDIGFFSGNLVELAGGVGTMFVNMIMMLVVPLVFVSIVCGVCELQDLKSFGRLGGKTFGFYIVNTVVAISTALLVVLLLDPGKGVDMSSTDGVAITATELPSLMALLIDIVPRNPVAAFMSGNMLQVIFMALMLGGVIKSLGEHVAGAVQGFQTANKIMMKLISVVMSLAPYGVFALMFKLGATLDAAVFMSVLEYVMIILALLLLWIFVVYPLAVGFFTPISAKSFREKTQEQVLFSLSTASSNATIPVTMRTLTEKLGVNRAVAGFGVPLGATMNMGGVAIYITIAIFFVANAFGMPITSEQLPSLLFSIFLLSVGAGGVPGGGMVMIGVLIHQMGLPIEAFAIVAALDRIIDMVLTSCNVVGDTAVLTIVDQTEKTHQVELVDSES; this is translated from the coding sequence ATGATTAAATCACTTTCGACACGGATCTTTATCGGTCTGTTTGCGGGACTTATTCTCGGCACCTTAGTGCAATATTTTCTAAACGATATTGGCTTCTTTTCTGGCAATTTAGTCGAACTGGCTGGCGGCGTCGGCACTATGTTCGTCAATATGATCATGATGTTGGTCGTACCGCTGGTGTTTGTCAGTATCGTTTGCGGCGTGTGTGAGCTGCAGGACTTAAAAAGCTTTGGGCGCCTTGGCGGCAAAACCTTCGGCTTTTACATCGTTAATACCGTGGTCGCTATCTCAACCGCCCTATTAGTCGTATTACTGCTCGACCCAGGTAAAGGCGTCGATATGAGCAGCACTGATGGGGTGGCGATTACCGCGACTGAACTTCCCAGCTTAATGGCGCTGCTGATTGATATAGTGCCGCGCAACCCAGTGGCGGCTTTTATGTCGGGCAATATGCTGCAAGTGATCTTTATGGCACTGATGCTGGGCGGGGTGATCAAATCCCTCGGCGAGCATGTGGCTGGCGCGGTACAAGGTTTTCAAACCGCCAATAAAATCATGATGAAACTGATTTCTGTGGTGATGAGCCTTGCGCCTTATGGTGTGTTTGCGCTGATGTTTAAGTTAGGCGCTACCTTAGATGCGGCAGTATTTATGAGTGTGCTCGAATACGTCATGATCATTCTGGCGCTGCTATTACTGTGGATTTTTGTGGTCTATCCATTGGCAGTGGGTTTCTTCACACCGATTTCGGCCAAGAGCTTTCGCGAGAAAACCCAAGAGCAAGTGCTGTTTTCCCTGTCTACCGCCAGCTCTAATGCCACGATTCCTGTGACCATGCGCACCCTAACGGAAAAGCTTGGGGTTAATCGCGCCGTGGCAGGTTTTGGTGTGCCGCTTGGGGCGACCATGAACATGGGCGGCGTGGCGATTTATATCACGATTGCGATTTTCTTTGTCGCCAATGCCTTCGGTATGCCAATCACCAGCGAGCAATTGCCATCGCTGCTGTTTAGTATCTTTTTATTATCTGTTGGCGCGGGTGGTGTGCCCGGTGGCGGCATGGTGATGATTGGGGTATTAATCCATCAAATGGGCTTGCCGATTGAAGCCTTTGCGATTGTGGCCGCACTGGACCGCATCATCGACATGGTGCTGACCTCCTGCAACGTGGTGGGGGATACGGCGGTGTTGACCATAGTCGACCAAACCGAAAAGACCCATCAAGTCGAGCTAGTCGATAGCGAGTCTTAA
- a CDS encoding IS3-like element ISShes2 family transposase (programmed frameshift), with protein MTTSINSSRKRTQRDYTLAFKLGVVERVEKGEMTYKQAQAHFGIQGRSTVLVWLRKHGRLDWSKPFQHPLMPKSKETPAETIKRLERELAEEKLRNKILNGMVDIMDNEYGAGLRKKLLIRYVWQAKNNGEINLAAACRAAGMSRQGIYQAVARMESRRAELSVIKDWVQYWRKYMPRLGARKLYTLIKSKLVEHDIKLGRDGFFTYLRSEGLLVKPKKSYTKTTFSKHWMKKHPNLLKEEGLHDAGHVLVSDITYLESDQGVHYLSLVTDASSRKIVGHHVSKDMKAESVVKALKMAIKDKRYIGNAVHHSDRGLQYCSAVYQNALQASQIQPSMTDGYDCYQNALAERVNGILKQEFLLHRCRTFAELKILVRESIAIYNDMRPHLSLNMDSPNQVHNRKGQLLELA; from the exons ATGACAACATCAATTAACTCAAGCCGTAAGCGCACACAACGAGATTACACCTTAGCCTTTAAATTAGGCGTTGTAGAGCGTGTTGAAAAAGGCGAAATGACGTACAAACAAGCCCAAGCCCATTTTGGTATTCAAGGCCGTTCAACGGTACTCGTTTGGCTTAGAAAACATGGTAGACTCGATTGGTCGAAACCTTTTCAGCATCCCCTTATGCCTAAGTCAAAAGAAACCCCTGCCGAAACTATCAAGCGCCTTGAACGTGAGTTAGCAGAAGAGAAACTGCGTAACAAAATCCTCAATGGCATGGTTGATATCATGGACAATGAATATGGAGCAGGCCTCAGAAAAAAGT TACTTATCCGGTACGTCTGGCAAGCAAAAAACAACGGAGAAATAAACCTCGCTGCCGCATGTCGTGCTGCGGGTATGTCGAGGCAAGGTATTTATCAAGCAGTTGCTCGAATGGAAAGTCGTAGAGCTGAGCTATCGGTCATCAAAGACTGGGTCCAGTACTGGCGTAAATATATGCCAAGGTTAGGGGCCCGTAAGCTCTACACGTTGATAAAATCCAAGCTGGTTGAGCACGATATTAAACTCGGGCGAGATGGGTTCTTTACCTATTTGAGAAGTGAAGGTTTACTGGTTAAACCGAAGAAAAGCTACACCAAAACCACGTTCAGCAAACACTGGATGAAGAAGCATCCTAATCTGCTGAAAGAGGAAGGACTGCATGATGCAGGGCATGTATTGGTCAGTGATATCACCTATCTTGAGTCAGACCAAGGTGTGCACTACCTGTCACTGGTCACCGATGCCAGTTCTCGTAAGATAGTCGGTCATCACGTGAGTAAAGACATGAAAGCCGAGAGTGTGGTGAAAGCGTTAAAAATGGCCATAAAAGATAAGCGCTATATCGGCAACGCAGTGCATCACTCAGACAGAGGTTTACAATACTGCTCAGCAGTTTATCAGAATGCGCTTCAGGCGAGCCAAATCCAGCCGTCAATGACGGATGGTTATGATTGCTACCAAAATGCATTAGCAGAAAGAGTGAATGGCATACTGAAGCAGGAGTTTTTACTGCACCGATGTAGGACATTTGCGGAGCTGAAGATACTTGTTAGAGAATCGATAGCAATATACAACGATATGAGACCGCATCTGAGTTTGAATATGGACTCCCCTAATCAGGTGCACAATAGAAAAGGCCAGCTACTGGAGCTGGCCTAA
- a CDS encoding TIGR00645 family protein, giving the protein MEKIFERLMYASRWIMAPIYLGLSLVLLGLGIKFFQEIFHILPIIFEMTEVDLVLVTLSLIDITLVGGLIVMVMFSGYENFVSQLDVGEDSEKLSWLGKLDSGSLKNKVAASIVAISSIHLLKIFMDVKNIDNDKIMWYLLIHITFVVSAFAMGYLDKMTRK; this is encoded by the coding sequence ATGGAAAAAATATTTGAAAGGCTAATGTACGCATCACGCTGGATTATGGCGCCCATTTACTTGGGACTGAGTCTAGTGTTGTTGGGTTTAGGCATTAAATTCTTCCAAGAGATCTTCCATATTCTGCCGATTATTTTTGAGATGACCGAAGTGGATCTGGTGTTGGTCACCCTGTCCTTAATTGATATCACCCTAGTGGGCGGTCTGATTGTGATGGTGATGTTTTCTGGCTATGAGAATTTTGTCTCGCAGCTGGATGTCGGCGAAGACAGTGAGAAGCTCAGCTGGTTGGGTAAATTAGATTCAGGCTCACTCAAAAACAAAGTGGCCGCCTCCATTGTGGCGATTTCGTCAATTCACCTGCTGAAAATCTTTATGGATGTGAAGAATATCGATAACGACAAAATCATGTGGTATTTGCTTATCCATATCACCTTCGTGGTGTCGGCCTTTGCCATGGGCTACTTGGATAAAATGACTCGTAAATAA